Proteins found in one Populus alba chromosome 14, ASM523922v2, whole genome shotgun sequence genomic segment:
- the LOC118041332 gene encoding protein GRAVITROPIC IN THE LIGHT 1 isoform X1 has translation MTETMDTTTSTTPKQPQISEMFSKFALAFKTKTFEFFADEISDADEGFSLLDSAEDFIPDQKVIILKPDQPLNQNQELLAQQELTVKKSETQIKHLNIQLANTLISSVFAKVSSFEASYLQLQIAHVPFNEENIKVADKASVSVLQRLSDLKQVYRDMCKNPDSDDDLPIGSCLEAQVEENQSKLRILGTVSNSLQAEIDKKDCEVSALKKKLIEVQKSNSLLSKRLLSSLNLNSEVLLTVKVFDSVLNDACRTTHKFTKILVDLMRKAGWDLDLAANSVHSDVGYVKRGHNRYAFLSYVCLGMFKGFDLGGFGLESDGEILCNGHDSVSVKSNSALKQLLEHVSSNPMELLSRNPTCEFLRFCEKKYQELIHPTMESSIFSNFDQNEFVLNSWRSLGMFYESFVNMASSVWTLHKLAFSFDPVVDIFQVERGVDFSMVYMEDVTGRCTMPGKTRLKVGFTVVPGFKIGRTAIQSQVYLCGSTCTE, from the coding sequence ATGACTGAAACCATGGACACTACAACCTCAACAACACCAAAACAACCACAAATTTCtgaaatgttttcaaaatttgcACTTGCTTTCAAGACCAAAACTTTCGAATTCTTCGCCGATGAAATTTCTGACGCCGACGAAGGCTTCTCCCTCCTTGACTCTGCCGAGGATTTTATCCCTGACCAGAAAGTCATAATCTTGAAACCTGACCAACCCTTGAATCAAAATCAAGAACTTTTGGCACAGCAAGAGTTGACAGTGAAAAAGAGTGAGACCCAGATCAAGCATTTAAATATCCAGCTGGCTAATACTTTGATTTCTTCAGTTTTTGCTAAAGTTTCTTCATTTGAAGCTTCTTATTTGCAGTTACAAATTGCACACGTTCCTTTTAATGAAGAGAACATTAAAGTAGCTGATAAGGCTTCAGTTTCAGTTCTTCAAAGGTTGTCTGATTTGAAGCAAGTTTATAGGGATATGTGTAAGAATCCTGATTCTGATGATGATTTGCCAATTGGATCGTGCTTGGAAGCTCAAGTAGAAGAGAATCAAAGCAAGTTGAGAATTTTGGGGACTGTTTCTAATAGTTTACAAGCAGAGATTGATAAAAAAGATTGCGAGGTTTCGGctttgaagaagaaattgattGAGGTACAAAAGTCCAATTCCTTATTGTCTAAGAGGTTGCTCAgtagtttgaatttgaattctgAGGTCTTGTTGACTGTTAAGGTTTTTGATTCTGTGCTAAATGATGCTTGTAGAACAACGCATAAGTTTACTAAGATATTGGTTGATTTGATGAGAAAAGCTGGGTGGGATTTGGATCTGGCGGCCAATTCTGTTCATTCTGATGTTGGTTATGTGAAAAGAGGGCATAATCGTTACGCATTTTTGTCTTATGTTTGTTTGGGGATGTTTAAAGGTTTTGATTTAGGAGGGTTTGGTTTGGAGAGTGACGGTGAGATTTTATGCAACGGGCATGACTCTGTTTCGGTTAAGAGTAATAGTGCGTTGAAGCAATTACTTGAGCATGTATCTAGCAATCCTATGGAGTTGCTAAGTAGGAATCCTACGTGtgaatttttgagattttgtgaAAAGAAGTATCAAGAGCTTATACACCCAACAATGGAATCCTCGATTTTCAGCAATTTCGATCAAAATGAATTTGTGTTGAATTCATGGAGGTCACTTGGTATGTTCTATGAGTCATTTGTTAACATGGCTAGTTCTGTTTGGACACTTCATAAGCTGGCGTTTTCTTTTGATCCCGTGGTTGATATTTTTCAAGTGGAAAGAGGGGTTGATTTTTCAATGGTGTATATGGAAGATGTCACGGGGAGATGCACCATGCCAGGTAAAACCAGGCTGAAGGTTGGGTTCACAGTGGTTCCAGGATTTAAAATCGGAAGAACAGCTATCCAATCTCAGGTTTATTTATGTGGCTCAACATGTACAGAAtaa
- the LOC118041330 gene encoding Golgi SNAP receptor complex member 1-2 gives MTDTNLELQESGWEELRREARKIEGDLDVKLSSYAKLGSRFTQGGGGGYVDTGSPTVGSSRSWKSMEMEIQSSLEKLLDINDAMSRCAASAAPATSVTQKLARHRDILHDFTQEFRRIKGNINSMREHSELLSSVRDDISEYKASGSMSPRVQLLRERAAIHGSISHIDDVINQAQTTRAVLGSQRAFFGDVQGKVKLLGDKFPIIRGLLGSIRRRRSRDTLILSAVIAACTLFLIIYWLSK, from the exons ATGACGGATACAAATCTGGAGTTACAAGAATCCGGTTGGGAGGAACTAAGAAGAGAAGCAAGAAAGATCGAAGGAGATCTCGATGTTAAACTCTCTTCTTATGCTAAACTTGGCTCTCGATTCACTCAAGGGGGAGGAGGAG GTTATGTCGATACTGGTTCGCCAACAGTTGGATCCAGTAGGTCATGGAAATCAATGGAAATGGAAATTCAATCGTCACTTGAGAAGTTACTTGATATAAATGATGCTATGAGTAGATGTGCTGCGTCTGCAGCCCCAGCCACTTCAGTTACTCAAAAGCTAGCAAGGCATAGAGATATCCTTCATGATTTTACgcag GAGTTTAGACGAATCAAGGGAAACATAAACTCTATGAGGGAACATTCAGAGCTTCTGAGTTCTGTCAGAGACGATATTAGTGAGTACAAG GCATCTGGTAGTATGTCCCCGAGAGTGCAGTTACTACGAGAAAGAGCTGCCATCCATGGAAGCATATCTCAT ATTGATGATGTCATAAATCAAGCTCAAACGACAAGGGCCGTTTTGGGTTCTCAAAGGGCTTTTTTTGGAGATGTTCAGGGGAAAGTCAAGCTTCTAGGAGACAAGTTTCCAATTATCCGTGGCCTTCTTG GTTCTATCAGGAGGAGACGATCAAGAGACACTCTCATTCTGTCCGCTGTTATTGCTGCTTGTACGTTGTTTCTTATTATCTACTGGCTCTCAAAATAA
- the LOC118041332 gene encoding protein GRAVITROPIC IN THE LIGHT 1 isoform X2 has protein sequence MTETMDTTTSTTPKQPQISEMFSKFALAFKTKTFEFFADEISDADEGFSLLDSAEDFIPDQKVIILKPDQPLNQNQELLAQQELTVKKTSYLQLQIAHVPFNEENIKVADKASVSVLQRLSDLKQVYRDMCKNPDSDDDLPIGSCLEAQVEENQSKLRILGTVSNSLQAEIDKKDCEVSALKKKLIEVQKSNSLLSKRLLSSLNLNSEVLLTVKVFDSVLNDACRTTHKFTKILVDLMRKAGWDLDLAANSVHSDVGYVKRGHNRYAFLSYVCLGMFKGFDLGGFGLESDGEILCNGHDSVSVKSNSALKQLLEHVSSNPMELLSRNPTCEFLRFCEKKYQELIHPTMESSIFSNFDQNEFVLNSWRSLGMFYESFVNMASSVWTLHKLAFSFDPVVDIFQVERGVDFSMVYMEDVTGRCTMPGKTRLKVGFTVVPGFKIGRTAIQSQVYLCGSTCTE, from the exons ATGACTGAAACCATGGACACTACAACCTCAACAACACCAAAACAACCACAAATTTCtgaaatgttttcaaaatttgcACTTGCTTTCAAGACCAAAACTTTCGAATTCTTCGCCGATGAAATTTCTGACGCCGACGAAGGCTTCTCCCTCCTTGACTCTGCCGAGGATTTTATCCCTGACCAGAAAGTCATAATCTTGAAACCTGACCAACCCTTGAATCAAAATCAAGAACTTTTGGCACAGCAAGAGTTGACAGTGAAAAAGA CTTCTTATTTGCAGTTACAAATTGCACACGTTCCTTTTAATGAAGAGAACATTAAAGTAGCTGATAAGGCTTCAGTTTCAGTTCTTCAAAGGTTGTCTGATTTGAAGCAAGTTTATAGGGATATGTGTAAGAATCCTGATTCTGATGATGATTTGCCAATTGGATCGTGCTTGGAAGCTCAAGTAGAAGAGAATCAAAGCAAGTTGAGAATTTTGGGGACTGTTTCTAATAGTTTACAAGCAGAGATTGATAAAAAAGATTGCGAGGTTTCGGctttgaagaagaaattgattGAGGTACAAAAGTCCAATTCCTTATTGTCTAAGAGGTTGCTCAgtagtttgaatttgaattctgAGGTCTTGTTGACTGTTAAGGTTTTTGATTCTGTGCTAAATGATGCTTGTAGAACAACGCATAAGTTTACTAAGATATTGGTTGATTTGATGAGAAAAGCTGGGTGGGATTTGGATCTGGCGGCCAATTCTGTTCATTCTGATGTTGGTTATGTGAAAAGAGGGCATAATCGTTACGCATTTTTGTCTTATGTTTGTTTGGGGATGTTTAAAGGTTTTGATTTAGGAGGGTTTGGTTTGGAGAGTGACGGTGAGATTTTATGCAACGGGCATGACTCTGTTTCGGTTAAGAGTAATAGTGCGTTGAAGCAATTACTTGAGCATGTATCTAGCAATCCTATGGAGTTGCTAAGTAGGAATCCTACGTGtgaatttttgagattttgtgaAAAGAAGTATCAAGAGCTTATACACCCAACAATGGAATCCTCGATTTTCAGCAATTTCGATCAAAATGAATTTGTGTTGAATTCATGGAGGTCACTTGGTATGTTCTATGAGTCATTTGTTAACATGGCTAGTTCTGTTTGGACACTTCATAAGCTGGCGTTTTCTTTTGATCCCGTGGTTGATATTTTTCAAGTGGAAAGAGGGGTTGATTTTTCAATGGTGTATATGGAAGATGTCACGGGGAGATGCACCATGCCAGGTAAAACCAGGCTGAAGGTTGGGTTCACAGTGGTTCCAGGATTTAAAATCGGAAGAACAGCTATCCAATCTCAGGTTTATTTATGTGGCTCAACATGTACAGAAtaa
- the LOC118041331 gene encoding axial regulator YABBY 1, whose protein sequence is MASSSASFSPDHLSSSDQLCYVHCNFCDTVLAVSVPCSSLFKTVTVRCGHCTNLFSVNMRSLHPAANQFYLGHGFFNPQLNILEGMRSTGAPPSLMINQPNPNESFMPIRGVEEIPKPPVVNRPPEKRQRVPSAYNRFIKDEIQRIKAGNPDISHREAFSAAAKNWAHFPHIHFGLMPDQPVKKTNVRQQEGEDVLMKDGFFAPANVGVTPY, encoded by the exons atggcATCCTCTTCAGCTTCCTTTTCACCGGATCACCTCTCTTCATCAGACCAGCTTTGTTATGTCCATTGCAACTTCTGTGACACTGTCCTCGCG GTGAGTGTACCTTGCTCTAGCTTGTTCAAGACTGTTACGGTTCGATGTGGTCACTGCACCAACCTATTTTCGGTGAACATGCGTAGCCTACATCCTGCAGCCAATCAATTTTACCTTGGTCATGGTTTCTTCAATCCTCAGCTTAATATCCTG GAGGGAATGAGGAGTACGGGAGCACCGCCAAGCTTGATGATCAATCAGCCAAACCCAAATGAATCTTTTATGCCAATTCGAGGTGTTGAGGAGATCCCTAAACCACCAGTGGTTAATAGAC CTCCAGAAAAGCGACAAAGAGTCCCATCCGCCTACAACCGCTTTATCAA GGACGAGATCCAACGTATCAAAGCAGGAAATCCTGATATAAGTCACAGAGAAGCATTTAGCGCAGCTGCAAAGAAT TGGGCCCATTTTCCACATATCCATTTCGGACTTATGCCTGATCAACCCGTGAAGAAAACTAACGTGCGCCAACAG gaAGGAGAGGACGTGCTCATGAAAGATGGGTTTTTCGCTCCTGCAAATGTGGGTGTCACTCCCTACTGA